TAGGATTGGGCCACCCCCTTCCCGGTCTCGAACATCCAGCCGAGTCCCCTCATGGCGTCGGTATTGCCTTGTTCGGCGGACATCATGAAGAGGTCGGCCGCACGTTCGTACGACTGTTCCACACCTTTTCCGTCGCGGTACATGAAACCCAGTTTCTTCAGACCGTAGTCGTTGTGCTGTTCGGCCGACAGGGAATACCATATGATGGCCATGTAGTACGACTGTCTCACGCCCTTCCCGTACTGGTACATGTCGCCCAGATAACCTTGGCAGGAGGCGTCACCGAGGATGGCCCCCCTCCTGTACCAGCGGACCGCATCTTCATAAGACTGCGGGACCCCCTTTCCGAATTCATACATCCATCCGAGGCTCTTCATGGCGGCGGCACAGTCCTTGGAGGCGGCACCCTTGTAGAGATGTATCGCGAGTTCGTAGGACTGTCTCGTCCCCTTCCCGTCATAGTACATCCGGCCGAGGAGATACTGTGCGGTCGGATCGTCCATGAGGGTCTCCGCCGAAAGCATGGCGAAGGCCTTCTTGAAATTGCCCCTCCTGTAGGCCGCAAGACCCTTTTCAAGGCACTCGGATGGATCCATATTCAGACATTTGTAAATCGGTTGGCATGATTAAAAATGATGATACGAACATGTTTGTGGGTCGGACCCTCCCGGAAGGGAGGGGTCCGGACCTCACTCCGCGATCATCCTTCTCAGGACGAACGGCAGGATACCGCCGTTGGCGATGTATTCGATCTCGACCGGCACATCGGCTCTGCAGATGGTGTCGAACTTGATCATGGTGCCGTCCTGTTTGGTGGCGAGGACGGACACGATCTTCTTGGGGCTCAGGTCGGAGAGGTCGATGTCGAAGGTCTCGGTACCGTCGAGTTCGAGCTCGTCGGCGTTCTCGCCGTCCCTGAACTGCAGGGGGACGATACCCATCCCCACCAGGTTGGACCTGTGGATCCTCTCGAAGCTCTCGGCGATGACGGCCTTGACCCCCAGCAGGAGAGGTCCTTTGGCGGCCCAGTCCCTGGAAGACCCCATACCGTAGTCCTTTCCGGCCAGGACGATCAGGGGAGAACCGTCCTTCCTGTACTTCTCGGAGGTCTCGTACATGTAGTCGACGCTTCCGTCCGGTACGTATTTGGAATATCCTCCCTCGGTCCCGGGGACGAGCTGGTTCCTGAGCCTCACGTTGGCGAAGGTCCCCCTGACCATTATCTCGTGGTTGGCCCTTCTGGACCCGTAGGAGTTGAAGTCCTTCTTCTGCACACCCAGGGAGATCAGGTACTGGCCGGCGGATGATTTCTCCCCGAACGCCCCGGCGGGGGAGATGTGGTCGGTGGTGATGGAGTCGCCCAGTTTGGCGAGGCATCTGCCGCCTTCGATGTCCTTTATCTCGGGCTCGTCGGCCAGATGCTCGAAGTACGGAGGGTTCCTGATGTAGGTGGAGTCCTTGTCCCAGCCGAACAGGGCCGTCTCGGAGCACTCTATGGAGTTCCATTTGTCGGATCCCTTGTAGATGTTGTCGTATCCGGCGGCGAACGCCTCCTTGGTTACGTACTGGTCCATGACGGCCTTGACCTCCTCGTCGGAAGGCCAGATGTCCTTCAGATAGACGTCCTTCCCGTCGACGGATGCCAAGGGCTCGGAGGTCATGTCGATGTCGACCCTTCCGGCGATGGCGAAGCACACGACCAGGGGAGGGGACATGAGGTAGTTGGTCTTGACCAGGGGGTGGATCCTCCCTTCGAAGTTCCTGTTGCTGCTGGCGACCGCCGCGACCGCGAGGTCTCCCTCGGTGATCTGTTTTGAGACGTCGTCGGAGAGGGGTCCGGAGTTCCCTATGCAGGTCATGCACCCGTATCCGCAGTTCTGGAATCCTTCTGCGTCGAGATACTGCTGCAGACCGGACTTCACGAGATAGTCCGTGACTGCCTTGGATCCGGGGGCGAGGGAGGTCTTGACGTATTTCTTGGGTTTCACGCCGAGCTCGAACGCCTTCTTCGCCACCAGTCCCGCCGCGATCATGACGGAGGGGTTGGCGGTGTTGGTGCATGAGGTGATCGAGGCTATGGCGACCGATCCGTCGCCCATCCTCTCCCCGTCGCCCATCCTCTGCTCAGGGACGCCGAGGGCCTTGAGGGCCTCGCCGAAGGCGGTCTTCATGTCCTTCAGGGGGATCCTGTCCTGAGGCCTCTTGTAACCTGCGACGCTGGGTTCTACGTCGCCGAGGTCGAGTTCGAGGTAGTCCGAGTATTCCGGGATGTTGAGGGGGTCGTACCACAGCATCTGTTCCATCTCATAGGTCTTGATGGTCTCGATGTGCTCGGGGCTCCTGTTGGTGAGTCTGAGGTAGTCGATGGTCTTCTGGTCGACGGGGCAGAATCCCATGGTGGCGCCGTACTCGGGCGCCATGTTGGCTATGGTGGACCTGTCGGAGACGTCCAGGCTCTGGTATCCGGGTCCGTAGAACTCGACGAATTTGCCGACGACGCCTTTCTTCCTCAGCATCTGTACAACGGTGAGGACGAGGTCGGTGGCGGTCACGCCGGGACTGAGCTCGCCGGTGAGCTTGAATCCGACGACGTCGGGAAGCTTCATGTAGCTGGGCTGTCCGACCATGACGGCCTCCGCCTCGATCCCTCCCACTCCCCATCCGGCGACGCCGAGGCCGTCGATCTGGGTGGTGTGAGAGTCGGTACCGAAGCAGGAGTCGGGGTAGGCGATGGTCCTGCCGTCGCATTCCTTCACATGTACAAGAGGGGACAGGAACTCTATGTTGACCTGATGGCAGATCCCGTTCCACGGCGGTACCGCCGTGAAGTTCTTGAAGGACTGCTGGGCCCATTTGAAGAGGGCGTACCTCTCCTTGTTCCTGGAGAAATCGATGTCCTCGTTCCTCTCCATGGCGTCCGCGCATCCTGCCACGTCCGTCTGTATGGAGTGGTCGATGACGAGGTTCACGGGGATGATGGGGTTGATGGTCTCCGGATCCCTGCCGATTTTGGCGACGGCTTCCCTCATGGAGGCGAGGTCGGTGACGGCGGCCCCTCCGGTAAGGTCCTGAAGGAGGACCCTTGCGGGGATCCACGGGATATCCACGTCGTTACCTTTGGGCGACCACGAGGCGACGTTCCTCACGTCCTCGTCTCCGATGGTCTCTCCCCTCTGCCTGAGGACGCCTTCGATCAGGATCCTGATCGAGTAAGGGACCTTCTTGAGGTCCTTCACTACGCCCTTGTTCTCCAGTTCCCTAAGGCTGAAGATGGTGACCTCCCCCTCGGCGGTCATTATCTTCTTGGTGCAGTCTCCGATTCCATTCATGGGATCAATCTCTATACGCGTACGATAGGGATGGGGTATTAAAACAATGTGCAGACGGTCTTTCCGCTTCCCGGGGTTAACGCATTTCGGCGGGACGGCGGACGTCCTTTCCTTGTTATCCCGGATGCCGTGCATGCGTGTGCCCGGGTCATCTGAGGATGTCTATTATCCCCTCTGCACAGTAAAGGCGGTTGCGCCTCTTCCCGGTCACTTCCCGGAGGATTCCTTCGGACTGGAATCTGTCGAGTATCTTGTTGGCCGTAGGGACGGAGATGTCCAGTTCTTCGACTATGTTCCTGGAGGTGATGTATGGGTTCCTGAACAGCATCTCCACGACCTTCGTCTCTTTCAGATCCTCTGCCGCATCGGTCAGTCTCTTCCTGTACCTTATCAAGGCCTCCACGGTCTTCGCTGCGGATCTTGCCTGGATGCACAGACCTTCGGAAAAGAACGTCAGCCACTCGTCGATGGAATCCCTGCTGCTCACTCTGTACATGAGGTCCATGTATTCACTCCTTCTGGAGTTCAGATAGCCGCTGATGTAGAGGATCGGATACTTCAAAAGACCGTCGCGGCGGAGGATCATCAGCGATAGGAGTCTCCCTACACGTCCGTTTCCGTCTCTGAAGGGATGTATCGCCTCGAATTGATAGTGTGCCATCGCCATTTTTTCTACCGTATTCAGTGAATCGGAGTTGACATATTCCAGCCAGTTGTCGATGAGGTGGTCGACGCTCTCCGGGGATGCGGGGACCATTTTGGCTGTTTCGAGTGTATCCGACGCCATCCCGATGGCGTTCTGATGTACCTTGAACTCTCCCGGCGATTCGTCCGAACCTCTGACCCCTGCCATAAGTGTCCGGTGCAGTCTTTTGATGATCTCTATCTCGAATCTGCCTCCTGCGGGCAATTCATCGAAACCCTGAATCAGAGCCTTGCGGTAATTGGTGATCTCCTGATTATCTCTGATTATCGATTCGTTCTTCTCTTCTTCTTTTTCCGAACGGAAGACGTCGTCCACAGTGGATCTGGTGCCTTCTATGGACGAACTCGATGTAGATTCCATGAGCGACAGATTCCTGCTGAGCATCTCTACCGTACTATCGTCGACGAGTCCGAGCATACCGTCCAGACGTGCGAGTTCTATCGACGCATCGGTCATGGCAGATATGACCTCGGGGGAATAATCGCGGTCAAAAGGGAGGTCGTGCGGGTGGAAGTAACAGTATTCCCCATACATGGACCATCTCACTTCCCCGGTCTTTGTACCTATGAAATCCGATTCGTCCATAGAATATAATTAAATTTATGATTTATATTATTTACTTATAATATTTTAATTAAATAAATCAGCTTATTTTTTTATTAATATGGAAATAAGAAAAAGATTCTTTACCATCGGGACCGTTAATAAAGCGGTTTAAATACCATATTTAATAGGATGGATGTCCCCGATCCGATGGTGTATCGGTCGTCCGGAGGGACGATACCGTGCCATATATGGGGACGTACGTATGCCGTCGGCCTCTTTCCAGCAAATATTAAGAACAAGGCCCAGGATTTTCACGCATGCGCTCCCTCGTATCGGACGAACTCGAAGAAGAACTGAACAAGGTCCAGATGGACATCGCCAACAAGGGCATCCCCGTCCTTGTGATATTCGAGGGGGGGAGCGGGCGCGTCATCAGCAGGGTCGTCAACGAGCTCGACAGGGTCCTGGAGCCTCGCGGCATAAACTATTATCATTTCGATGTGGAGAAGAACGGTCCGAAGGCGATGGCGAGGCTTCTGCAGTGCACTCCCGCCAAAGGGGAGATCTCCATGTACGACCGTTCGTGGTATGCGACGGCCATCAACCGCTTCGAAGGCGACAGGGAGGACCTCGACGCGGCCCTGGATGTCCTGAACAGATTCGAGGAGTACCTTCTGGACAACGGCACGTTCATCATAAAGGTCCGTCTCGCCGTGACCCCCGAGATCATGAAGGAGTATGCGGACGAGTATCGTCCGTACACCGCCATGAACGGTACATTCCTTTCTGTAGACCGCATAGACCACTTCAAGTACTACTCCCTGATGGACGACGTCGTCGCCAAGACCGATACGAAGAGGGCCCCCTGGGACACCGTCAGGGTAGGCCATGTTGAGAAGACGGTCAACGATGCGGTCAAGGTCCTTCTCAAACGTTTCAAGCAGTGCATCAAGGACGATTCCTGGAAGGAATCAGTGAAATGCGGCATAGACAAGGTCTACGAAAACCCGAGGGAAGGCTTGGAACTCGACCGTACCACTGACGGGTTCAAGAAGGAGATGGGGGCCCTTTCCGAGGAGCTGGAGAGACTGCAGATCCTTCTGGCGGTGAGCGGGCGCTCCGTGATCCTCGGTTTCGAGGGGTGGGATGCGGCCGGCAAGGGCGGGTGCATAAAGCACATCTCCCACGCGCTCAATCCCCGCGGATATCGCGTGGCTAGGGTCGGTAAGCCTACGGACGAGGACTATGCGCATACATATCTCTGGAGATTCTGCCGTTCCCTTCCCGGTCCGGGCCACATATCCATTTTCGACAGGACCTGGTACGGGAGGATGATGGTGGAACCCATCGAAGGCTTCTGTACGAAAGAAGAGTACCAGCGTTCCGCCGCCGAGATCAACACCTTCGAATCCATGCTCTCAGACTCCGGCGCGATCATAATCAAGTTCTGGCTGGACATAGACAAGGATACCCAGCTTCAGAGGTTCAACGACAGGAAGGCCGATCCGCTCAAACAGTGGAAGCTGACCGACGAGGATTGGAGGAACCGTGAGAAGTGGGACATCTACGAGGAATACATCGATGCAATGATCTCGTCCACCAATACCCCTGGCGCTCCGTGGGTGGTCGTCCCGGCCAACAACAAGAAGTATGCGCAGCTTACGGTCATGCGTACCCTCGTAGGGGTCCTGAGAAGGGAACTGGAGAGCTGACGGTTCGTCGATACGATCCTTCCGGTTCGTTAAAACTGGCAGTTTATCCTCTCACGGAATCGTTAAAACTGGCAGTTTATCCTCTCACGGAATCGTTAAAACTGGCAGTTTATCCTTTCACGGAATCGTTAAAACTGGCAGTTTATCCTCTCACGGAATCGTTAAAACTGGCAATTCACAGCAGTTCAACTAAAGGAAATATCGTCGTATGTTCAAGAGAAAGATTTACGACCGCATGGTCTCGTGGAAAGAAGAGGAGAAAAGATCGGTCCTCATAATCGAAGGTGCAGGCGGAGTAGGCAAGACCTCGACGGTCGAGGAGTTCGGGAAGAACGAATATGGGTCCTATATACGCATAGACCTCTCGAAGAAGAGCAGATCCATGGAGGGTATGCTTCTGGACTGCCAATCCGATCCCATGGGTTTCGTCGTGCGTCTGCAGGCCATGACGGGGAGGAAACTGATCCCTTACGACGGCCTTGTAATATTGGACAGTATCCAGGAAATCCAATGTGCTAGATAGGCGATGCACAGCATTCGGTCCGAATGCCATCTGGATTGCATAGGGGTGTTTTCCAAGACGTCCCGGGGGATGACATTGGAAAAGACCCAGACGTGTCAGGGGGAGACGGTCCTCGAAATGCTGCCGATGGATTTCGAGGAATTCCTGTGGGCTCGCGGGGATTCGGTATCGGTACCCATCCTGAGGACGATATTCGACGGGCGCGAATCATTGGGTGGAGGCAGCTGCCGGGTGATGATGGACAGGTTCTCGGATTATATGGCGGTCGGAGGGATGCCGCAAGCCGTGGAAAGATTCCTTTCCACAGGGGATTTCATGGAGGCGGAGAAGGTGAAGCGTATGATACTCAGGTCTTACGGTGCCTGCATCGGTAGGCTCTCAGGCATCCTAGGCCGCAGGGTGAGTCAGGTATTCGACGGGATCCTCTCCAATCTATCCTCCCGCAGCAGGATGTTTTCCCCCTGTAAGGTGGAGTCGGGATCCAGGAACAGACAGTACAGGAGGGCCGTGGAGTGGTTGGAGGCGGCGGGTCTGATAAACGTGTGCATACGCGAGGACGACCCGGACCGTATCGGGGCCGATGCAGAGAGGGGGTCGCGGCCCAAGTGCTATTTTCTGGACACGGGTCTTCTGGTTACCCTCGCCTCGGGTTTCGATACCGACGTCGCGAGAGGGATGTATCTCTCGATAACCAAGGGGAGGTTCTCGGCCGGAGGGGGTATGTTCTTTGAGAACGTGGTCGCCCAGGAACTGAAGGCGCACGGACACGACCTCGTATTCACGGTTTTCCGTCACAAAGACGTCACTACACAGTATGAGGTCGATTTCCTCATCCCCGGAAGCGGGAAGATCAGCCCGATAGAGGTCAAGTCCTCCGCATCCAGCAGGCACAAGTCCCTGGATGTCTTCATGGAGAAGTTAGGGACGCGTACGGACACGGCATATGTCATACACTCCAAGGACCTGCGTGTGGACGGGAAGGTGGTCTATCTCCCGATATATATGACGATGTTTCTGTGATATTGTAATGTATTCGTCGATTGACGATAGAGGACTACGACACCCTTATATAACGAGCACGTGATAGCGGACGTGATGTCCGACGAACTGCGAGAGAAAATCGCAGGAGAGATAACCCTCTCCGAAGAGCCGGGAAGGGCCATACGCAAATGGCGCGAGGAGTTCGGAATATCCCAGTACGAACTAGCTGATGCCATGGGCGTATCCCACTCCGTCATAAGCGATTACGAATCCGGGAGACGCAAGTCCCCCGGAGTAGGGGTCATCCGCAAGATGGTCGATGCCTTTCTCAGACTCGACGATGCGAACGGATCCCCGGTGCAGTCGAAGTACATGCCCGAGAAGAAGATGGAATGCATCCTCGCGATGGACGAGTTCCCTCAGGGGATAGACGACGATCTTTTCATACGCACGATCGCGGGGAGGAACATCAATCCGATGAAGACCCCCAAGAAGAGGATCTACGGCTATACGATCGTGGATTCCCTCAAGGCGATCCTCAGTCTGAGCTCGCAGGATTACATGAAGATATACGGATGGAGCGTCGAGAGGGCGTTGATCTTCACGGACGTCCATTACGGACGTTCGCCGATGGTCGCCATCCGTGCACACCCGCTCACACCGGCAATGGTCGTGTACCAGAAGCCGGATCAAACCGATCCGCTGGCCATCAAGCTGGCGGAGAAGGAGGGGATCCCCCTC
The nucleotide sequence above comes from Candidatus Methanomethylophilus alvi Mx1201. Encoded proteins:
- a CDS encoding ATP-binding protein, coding for MFKRKIYDRMVSWKEEEKRSVLIIEGAGGVGKTSTVEEFGKNEYGSYIRIDLSKKSRSMEGMLLDCQSDPMGFVVRLQAMTGRKLIPYDGLVILDSIQEIQCAR
- the acnA gene encoding aconitate hydratase AcnA, which translates into the protein MNGIGDCTKKIMTAEGEVTIFSLRELENKGVVKDLKKVPYSIRILIEGVLRQRGETIGDEDVRNVASWSPKGNDVDIPWIPARVLLQDLTGGAAVTDLASMREAVAKIGRDPETINPIIPVNLVIDHSIQTDVAGCADAMERNEDIDFSRNKERYALFKWAQQSFKNFTAVPPWNGICHQVNIEFLSPLVHVKECDGRTIAYPDSCFGTDSHTTQIDGLGVAGWGVGGIEAEAVMVGQPSYMKLPDVVGFKLTGELSPGVTATDLVLTVVQMLRKKGVVGKFVEFYGPGYQSLDVSDRSTIANMAPEYGATMGFCPVDQKTIDYLRLTNRSPEHIETIKTYEMEQMLWYDPLNIPEYSDYLELDLGDVEPSVAGYKRPQDRIPLKDMKTAFGEALKALGVPEQRMGDGERMGDGSVAIASITSCTNTANPSVMIAAGLVAKKAFELGVKPKKYVKTSLAPGSKAVTDYLVKSGLQQYLDAEGFQNCGYGCMTCIGNSGPLSDDVSKQITEGDLAVAAVASSNRNFEGRIHPLVKTNYLMSPPLVVCFAIAGRVDIDMTSEPLASVDGKDVYLKDIWPSDEEVKAVMDQYVTKEAFAAGYDNIYKGSDKWNSIECSETALFGWDKDSTYIRNPPYFEHLADEPEIKDIEGGRCLAKLGDSITTDHISPAGAFGEKSSAGQYLISLGVQKKDFNSYGSRRANHEIMVRGTFANVRLRNQLVPGTEGGYSKYVPDGSVDYMYETSEKYRKDGSPLIVLAGKDYGMGSSRDWAAKGPLLLGVKAVIAESFERIHRSNLVGMGIVPLQFRDGENADELELDGTETFDIDLSDLSPKKIVSVLATKQDGTMIKFDTICRADVPVEIEYIANGGILPFVLRRMIAE
- a CDS encoding Fic family protein codes for the protein MDESDFIGTKTGEVRWSMYGEYCYFHPHDLPFDRDYSPEVISAMTDASIELARLDGMLGLVDDSTVEMLSRNLSLMESTSSSSIEGTRSTVDDVFRSEKEEEKNESIIRDNQEITNYRKALIQGFDELPAGGRFEIEIIKRLHRTLMAGVRGSDESPGEFKVHQNAIGMASDTLETAKMVPASPESVDHLIDNWLEYVNSDSLNTVEKMAMAHYQFEAIHPFRDGNGRVGRLLSLMILRRDGLLKYPILYISGYLNSRRSEYMDLMYRVSSRDSIDEWLTFFSEGLCIQARSAAKTVEALIRYRKRLTDAAEDLKETKVVEMLFRNPYITSRNIVEELDISVPTANKILDRFQSEGILREVTGKRRNRLYCAEGIIDILR
- a CDS encoding helix-turn-helix domain-containing protein codes for the protein MSDELREKIAGEITLSEEPGRAIRKWREEFGISQYELADAMGVSHSVISDYESGRRKSPGVGVIRKMVDAFLRLDDANGSPVQSKYMPEKKMECILAMDEFPQGIDDDLFIRTIAGRNINPMKTPKKRIYGYTIVDSLKAILSLSSQDYMKIYGWSVERALIFTDVHYGRSPMVAIRAHPLTPAMVVYQKPDQTDPLAIKLAEKEGIPLVTTDLSVEKLIDKMNALKEGK
- a CDS encoding ATP-binding protein, with the translated sequence MTLEKTQTCQGETVLEMLPMDFEEFLWARGDSVSVPILRTIFDGRESLGGGSCRVMMDRFSDYMAVGGMPQAVERFLSTGDFMEAEKVKRMILRSYGACIGRLSGILGRRVSQVFDGILSNLSSRSRMFSPCKVESGSRNRQYRRAVEWLEAAGLINVCIREDDPDRIGADAERGSRPKCYFLDTGLLVTLASGFDTDVARGMYLSITKGRFSAGGGMFFENVVAQELKAHGHDLVFTVFRHKDVTTQYEVDFLIPGSGKISPIEVKSSASSRHKSLDVFMEKLGTRTDTAYVIHSKDLRVDGKVVYLPIYMTMFL